A window from Pokkaliibacter sp. MBI-7 encodes these proteins:
- the ribBA gene encoding bifunctional 3,4-dihydroxy-2-butanone-4-phosphate synthase/GTP cyclohydrolase II, giving the protein MAFDSIEDIIDDMRQGKMVLLVDDEDRENEGDLLLAADFCSAEAINFMAREARGLICLTLTEEHCQRLGLGQMVASNGSAYATAFTVSIEAASGVTTGISAADRARTVQVAVAAGSKADDLVQPGHIFPLRARDGGVLTRAGHTEAGCDLARLAGLTPAAVIVEVMNDDGSMARRPDLERFARHHGIRIGTIADLIHYRLSHEHTVQRVGERELPTVHGTFRLVSYEDRLTGGVHMAMVMGEIERQQPTLVRVHVIDPLRDLVGAEYTGPQNWTLWAALEKVAAEGQGVVVALANNESSQALLERVPQLTRARPRFQPSHSRIYSEVGTGAQILQDLGVGKLRHLGAPLKYAGLTGYDLEVVENIPYQPVAVSGGQAAAAGSSA; this is encoded by the coding sequence ATGGCTTTTGACTCCATCGAAGACATCATCGACGACATGCGCCAGGGCAAGATGGTCCTGCTGGTGGATGATGAAGATCGCGAAAATGAAGGGGATCTGCTGCTGGCGGCAGACTTCTGCAGCGCTGAGGCCATCAACTTCATGGCCAGAGAAGCACGTGGCCTGATCTGCCTGACCCTGACGGAAGAACACTGCCAGCGTCTGGGCCTCGGCCAGATGGTGGCCAGCAACGGCAGCGCCTATGCCACCGCTTTTACCGTATCCATTGAAGCGGCCAGCGGCGTCACGACCGGGATCTCCGCCGCTGACCGTGCCCGTACCGTGCAGGTCGCCGTGGCCGCCGGCAGCAAGGCGGATGATCTGGTGCAGCCAGGGCACATCTTCCCGCTGCGCGCCCGCGATGGCGGTGTACTGACCCGCGCGGGTCATACCGAGGCGGGCTGTGATCTGGCCCGGCTGGCCGGGCTGACCCCGGCGGCGGTGATTGTCGAGGTGATGAATGATGATGGCAGCATGGCGCGCCGCCCTGATCTGGAGCGTTTTGCCCGTCATCACGGTATTCGTATCGGCACCATCGCTGATCTGATCCATTACCGCCTGAGCCATGAGCACACCGTGCAGCGGGTCGGTGAGCGTGAACTGCCGACAGTGCACGGCACCTTCCGGCTGGTGTCTTATGAAGACCGCCTGACCGGCGGGGTACACATGGCCATGGTGATGGGTGAGATCGAGCGCCAGCAGCCGACCCTGGTGCGGGTGCATGTGATTGATCCATTACGTGATCTGGTCGGTGCCGAGTACACCGGGCCACAGAACTGGACGCTGTGGGCGGCGCTGGAAAAAGTGGCTGCAGAAGGTCAGGGTGTGGTGGTGGCGCTGGCCAACAATGAGTCGTCACAGGCCCTGCTTGAGCGGGTACCGCAGCTGACCCGCGCCCGTCCGCGCTTTCAGCCCTCCCATTCCCGTATCTATTCCGAAGTCGGCACCGGAGCGCAGATTCTGCAGGATCTCGGTGTCGGCAAGCTGCGTCATCTGGGCGCACCTCTGAAGTACGCCGGTCTGACCGGTTATGACCTCGAAGTGGTAGAGAACATTCCTTATCAGCCTGTTGCCGTCAGCGGTGGACAGGCAGCGGCGGCAGGCAGCTCTGCCTGA
- a CDS encoding polyamine ABC transporter substrate-binding protein, with amino-acid sequence MVVKKGALVLLAAGMMMSSGWAAASSVNFVSWGGSTQEAQEKAWAEPFTASTGTAVVQDGPTDYGKLKAMVMSKNVQWDVVDVEADFALRAAAEGLLEPMDFSVIDKSKIDPRFVSDHGVGSFYFSFVLGFNKSKVKSGSPADWSALFDTKTYPGKRALYQWPSPGVLELALLADGVPADKLYPLDLDRAFKKLDTIKKDIVWWGSGAKSQQLLASGETTLGQFWNGRVYALQKDGAPVGVSWKQNLVMADFLVVPKGAKNKEAAMKFLAEASSAKGQAEFANLTAYAPINTDSVSQLDSSLAASLPTAHAADQITLDYAYWAKNGADIASRWNEWLVQ; translated from the coding sequence ATGGTGGTGAAGAAAGGTGCGCTGGTACTGCTGGCGGCAGGCATGATGATGAGCAGCGGCTGGGCGGCAGCCAGCAGTGTGAATTTTGTCAGCTGGGGCGGCTCCACCCAGGAGGCGCAGGAAAAAGCCTGGGCAGAGCCCTTTACTGCCAGCACGGGCACTGCGGTGGTGCAGGATGGCCCGACCGACTACGGCAAGCTCAAGGCCATGGTGATGAGCAAGAACGTGCAGTGGGATGTGGTCGATGTGGAGGCAGACTTCGCCCTGCGCGCCGCGGCTGAAGGTCTGCTGGAACCCATGGACTTCAGTGTGATCGACAAGAGCAAGATCGACCCGCGCTTCGTCTCTGACCACGGTGTCGGCTCCTTCTATTTCTCCTTCGTCCTCGGCTTCAACAAGAGCAAGGTCAAGTCTGGCTCTCCGGCAGACTGGAGCGCCCTGTTTGATACCAAAACCTATCCCGGCAAGCGCGCGCTGTACCAGTGGCCCAGCCCCGGTGTGCTGGAGCTGGCACTGCTGGCTGACGGCGTACCGGCAGACAAGCTCTATCCGCTGGATCTCGACCGTGCTTTCAAAAAGCTCGACACCATCAAAAAAGACATCGTCTGGTGGGGTAGCGGTGCCAAATCGCAGCAGCTGCTGGCTTCCGGTGAAACCACGCTGGGCCAGTTCTGGAATGGCCGGGTCTACGCCCTGCAGAAAGACGGCGCGCCGGTGGGCGTGAGCTGGAAGCAGAATCTGGTCATGGCTGATTTTCTGGTGGTGCCCAAGGGGGCGAAGAACAAGGAGGCGGCGATGAAGTTTCTGGCTGAAGCCAGCAGCGCCAAAGGTCAGGCAGAGTTTGCCAACCTGACCGCCTATGCACCGATCAATACCGACAGCGTCAGTCAGCTCGACAGCAGTCTGGCAGCCAGTCTGCCCACTGCTCATGCGGCGGATCAGATCACTCTCGATTATGCCTACTGGGCCAAAAACGGGGCCGATATTGCCAGCCGCTGGAACGAATGGCTGGTGCAGTAA
- a CDS encoding GntR family transcriptional regulator, which translates to MLRMPLDDNFKVSRNPVTLREIVLDKLRSAIMNFQLLPGDRLVERDLCDRLGVSRTSVREALRHLESEGLVEFDGSKGPRVAVITLADACDIYELRMVLEGLIVQLFTLNARAADITALEQALEANSQALQSGELTQVLETVQHFYEVLMEGAGNRIAATQLRQLQARISYLRATSVSQKNRRASSNEEMQQIVAAIKTGDPQRAHQASVDHVRSAARVALDYLRAQQDGEAEQGRDITNPIVVDEPRIGR; encoded by the coding sequence ATGCTACGAATGCCCCTCGATGACAACTTCAAGGTCAGTCGTAATCCCGTTACCCTGCGCGAGATCGTCCTCGATAAACTGCGCAGTGCCATCATGAATTTCCAGCTGCTGCCGGGTGATCGCCTGGTCGAACGTGACCTGTGTGATCGTCTTGGCGTCAGCCGTACCTCGGTGCGCGAGGCGCTGCGTCATCTGGAGTCGGAGGGGCTGGTCGAGTTTGATGGCTCCAAAGGCCCGCGGGTGGCGGTGATCACCCTGGCCGATGCCTGCGATATCTATGAGCTGCGTATGGTGCTGGAAGGGCTGATCGTGCAGCTGTTTACCCTCAATGCCCGTGCCGCTGACATCACGGCGCTGGAGCAGGCGCTGGAAGCCAACAGTCAGGCACTGCAGAGCGGTGAGCTGACGCAGGTGCTGGAGACCGTGCAGCATTTCTATGAAGTGCTGATGGAAGGTGCCGGTAACCGCATCGCTGCCACCCAGCTGCGCCAGCTGCAGGCCCGTATCAGCTATCTGCGTGCTACTTCGGTATCGCAGAAAAACCGCCGTGCCAGCAGCAATGAGGAAATGCAGCAGATCGTCGCGGCGATCAAAACCGGAGATCCGCAGCGAGCGCATCAGGCCTCGGTGGACCACGTACGCTCCGCTGCCCGAGTGGCGCTGGATTATCTGCGTGCCCAGCAGGATGGCGAGGCGGAGCAGGGCCGTGATATCACCAATCCCATCGTCGTTGATGAGCCGCGTATCGGGCGCTGA
- a CDS encoding ABC transporter permease, giving the protein MLLTPNAMGPKLKGGLYLLTGLIALFLLLPIVFIVLLSFGSSQWLVFPPPGWTFKWYSEFFASSGWMLAAVASLKVAVLTTVFAVALGMPTAFALVRGRFPGRELLYGLFTLPMIVPLVIIAVAVYGLFLQLGYTGTLFAFVVSHVIVALPFTVIAIINSLKLFDRSIEDAAVICGASRWQAIWRVTLPSIKPGVISGALFAFLVSWDEVVLSVMMASPTLQTLPVKMWSTLRQDLTPVIAVASTLLIALSVMVMCSAAWLRRRSDARS; this is encoded by the coding sequence ATGCTGCTGACTCCCAATGCCATGGGCCCGAAACTGAAGGGCGGTCTGTATCTGCTGACCGGCCTGATTGCCCTGTTTCTGCTGCTGCCCATCGTTTTTATCGTGCTGTTGTCGTTTGGTTCCTCACAGTGGCTGGTGTTTCCGCCGCCGGGCTGGACCTTCAAGTGGTACAGCGAGTTCTTTGCCAGCAGCGGCTGGATGCTGGCGGCGGTGGCCAGCCTCAAGGTGGCGGTGCTGACCACGGTCTTTGCCGTGGCGCTGGGGATGCCCACGGCCTTTGCACTGGTACGCGGCCGCTTTCCCGGACGCGAGCTGCTGTACGGCCTGTTTACCCTGCCGATGATCGTACCGCTGGTGATCATTGCGGTGGCGGTGTACGGCCTGTTTTTGCAGCTGGGTTACACCGGCACCCTGTTTGCCTTTGTTGTCAGTCACGTCATCGTGGCACTGCCTTTCACCGTCATAGCCATCATCAATTCGCTGAAGCTGTTTGACCGCTCCATCGAGGATGCGGCGGTGATCTGCGGGGCGTCACGCTGGCAGGCGATCTGGCGGGTCACGCTGCCATCGATCAAACCGGGGGTGATCTCCGGTGCCCTGTTCGCGTTTCTGGTGTCGTGGGATGAGGTGGTGCTGAGCGTGATGATGGCCAGCCCGACCCTGCAGACCCTGCCGGTAAAAATGTGGTCGACCCTGCGCCAGGATCTGACCCCGGTGATCGCGGTGGCCTCGACCCTGCTGATTGCTCTGTCGGTGATGGTGATGTGCAGCGCGGCCTGGCTGCGGCGGCGCAGTGACGCACGCAGCTGA
- a CDS encoding DUF1330 domain-containing protein, whose product MKAYWIAHVDVTDDEQYRQYIQRAPAAFALYGGRLLARGGQSQAMEGRTTPQRSVVIEFDSYQQALACYQSEEYQQACQYRQGAAHAEVIIVEGMA is encoded by the coding sequence ATGAAAGCCTATTGGATTGCCCACGTGGACGTGACCGATGACGAACAGTACCGCCAGTACATCCAGCGGGCACCGGCGGCCTTTGCCCTATACGGTGGCCGGCTGCTGGCCCGTGGTGGCCAGAGTCAGGCGATGGAAGGTCGCACTACGCCGCAGCGCAGTGTGGTGATCGAGTTTGACTCCTACCAGCAGGCGCTGGCCTGTTATCAGTCAGAGGAATACCAGCAGGCCTGCCAGTACCGTCAGGGGGCAGCACATGCCGAGGTGATTATTGTGGAAGGAATGGCCTGA
- a CDS encoding ABC transporter ATP-binding protein, which produces MNAVLQASAHPEATAPASDTLVSLRHLHKHYGDFVAVDDLSLDIRDGEFLTFLGSSGSGKTTTLSMLAGFETPSSGDILVGGRSLVKVPPHKRDIGMVFQRYSLFPHLSVRDNIAFPLTIRKQDAGERQRRVDDMLRLVQLEKFAHRRPAHLSGGQQQRVAIARALVYEPRILLMDEPLGALDKKLREDLQDELRHLHRRLGITIVYVTHDQEEAMRLSQRIAIFSYGKIVGLGSGYELYQNPPNAFVASFLGNSNFLACRASSQHSADFAGQTLAMRHTPGVRAGQALMLMVRPEKALALDPQQAAATPLPVGWNEIGATVEEVVFLGESLTCSVITAEGSRMTVKSLSSQVLPLQNGDSVRVRWQVEDACVYSDWKAEDIQRSTAP; this is translated from the coding sequence ATGAATGCCGTGCTGCAAGCGAGCGCCCACCCCGAGGCCACTGCGCCTGCCAGCGATACGCTGGTCAGTCTGCGCCATCTGCACAAACACTACGGTGACTTCGTCGCGGTGGATGATCTGTCACTGGATATTCGTGACGGTGAATTCCTCACTTTTCTCGGTTCCAGTGGCTCAGGTAAAACCACCACCCTGTCGATGCTGGCCGGTTTTGAGACCCCCAGCAGTGGCGACATTCTGGTCGGTGGCCGGTCGCTGGTGAAGGTGCCACCCCACAAGCGTGACATCGGCATGGTGTTCCAGCGCTACTCGCTGTTTCCTCACCTGTCCGTGCGCGACAACATCGCTTTCCCGCTGACGATCCGCAAGCAGGATGCGGGCGAGCGTCAGCGCCGGGTAGACGACATGCTGCGGCTGGTGCAGCTGGAAAAGTTTGCCCACCGCCGCCCGGCCCATCTGTCCGGAGGTCAGCAGCAGCGCGTGGCCATCGCCCGGGCGCTGGTATACGAACCGCGCATCCTGCTGATGGACGAGCCACTGGGCGCGCTGGACAAGAAACTGCGTGAAGACCTGCAGGACGAGCTGCGTCATCTGCACCGGCGGCTGGGTATCACCATTGTTTACGTTACCCACGATCAGGAAGAGGCAATGCGCCTGTCACAGCGCATTGCCATTTTCAGCTACGGCAAAATTGTCGGCCTCGGCAGTGGCTATGAGCTGTACCAGAACCCGCCCAATGCCTTTGTTGCCTCCTTCCTTGGCAACTCCAACTTCCTCGCCTGCCGGGCCAGCAGTCAGCACAGTGCAGACTTTGCCGGGCAAACCCTGGCCATGCGCCACACTCCCGGTGTGCGTGCCGGGCAGGCGCTGATGCTGATGGTACGGCCGGAAAAAGCACTGGCACTGGACCCGCAGCAGGCGGCCGCCACGCCGCTGCCCGTCGGCTGGAATGAGATCGGCGCGACCGTTGAGGAAGTGGTCTTCCTCGGTGAAAGCCTGACCTGCAGCGTGATCACCGCAGAGGGCAGCCGGATGACAGTGAAGTCGCTGTCCAGCCAGGTGCTGCCGCTACAGAACGGCGACAGCGTCCGGGTGCGCTGGCAGGTGGAAGATGCCTGCGTCTACAGCGACTGGAAGGCAGAAGACATTCAGCGGAGCACGGCGCCGTAA
- a CDS encoding ABC transporter permease gives MAGAVMAEVSSTVRSLPAGADSQGAARTLAAPGRPLSQSRTPQGWLDLQRWRGSAALLPALLFLGAFFLLPLLGLLLRGFTEPQPGLGNYAQLFANAAYARVLFNTFAVATLVTLISVLLAFPLAWVITLVPRGWGRLVLNIVLLSMWTSLLARTYSWLVLLQGSGVINSLLMSLGLIDEPLEMVNNLTGVVIGMSYIMLPFIVLPLQATMQALDPMVLQAGAICGASPWVNFWRVFLPLCRPGLFSGGLMVFVMSLGYYVTPALLGGAQNMMLPEFIIQQVQSFLNWGLASAAAALLVLLTLVLFYLYLKLQPESPVGAGGK, from the coding sequence ATGGCTGGTGCAGTAATGGCAGAGGTCAGCTCAACCGTCCGTTCGCTGCCGGCAGGGGCTGACAGCCAGGGTGCCGCGCGCACCCTGGCCGCTCCCGGCCGCCCTCTTTCCCAGTCCCGCACGCCGCAGGGCTGGCTGGATCTGCAACGCTGGCGTGGCAGCGCCGCCTTGCTGCCGGCCTTGCTGTTTCTCGGGGCTTTTTTTCTTCTGCCCTTGCTGGGCCTGCTGCTGCGGGGCTTTACCGAGCCGCAGCCGGGGCTGGGCAACTATGCCCAGCTGTTCGCCAACGCGGCCTATGCCCGCGTGCTGTTCAACACCTTTGCGGTGGCCACACTGGTCACGCTGATCAGCGTGCTGCTGGCCTTTCCGCTGGCCTGGGTCATCACGCTGGTGCCCCGCGGCTGGGGGCGTCTGGTACTAAATATCGTGCTGCTGTCGATGTGGACCAGCCTGCTGGCCCGCACCTATTCGTGGCTGGTACTGCTGCAGGGGTCGGGGGTGATTAACTCACTGCTGATGAGCCTCGGGCTGATCGATGAGCCGCTGGAAATGGTCAACAACCTGACCGGCGTGGTGATCGGCATGAGCTATATCATGCTGCCCTTTATCGTACTGCCGCTGCAGGCCACCATGCAGGCGCTTGATCCCATGGTGCTGCAGGCCGGTGCCATCTGTGGCGCCAGTCCGTGGGTCAACTTCTGGCGGGTATTTCTGCCGCTGTGTCGCCCGGGGCTGTTTTCCGGTGGTCTGATGGTGTTCGTCATGTCCCTCGGCTACTACGTCACGCCAGCCCTGCTGGGCGGTGCGCAGAACATGATGCTGCCTGAATTCATCATCCAGCAGGTGCAGTCTTTCCTTAACTGGGGGCTGGCCAGTGCCGCTGCGGCGCTGCTGGTGCTGCTCACGCTGGTGTTGTTCTACCTCTATCTGAAGCTGCAGCCGGAATCGCCGGTGGGCGCAGGAGGTAAGTAA
- a CDS encoding LLM class flavin-dependent oxidoreductase, giving the protein MKFSLFIHMERFDESVSHREVFEQLAELSQMAEAGGFRTVWIGEHHAMEYTISPSPMPLLAYLAGQTSTIRLGAGTIIAPFWHPLRVAGECALLDVISNGRMEVGLARGAYQFEFDRMAGGMPASDGGLHLREMVPAVRALWQGDYAHQGDIWQFPTSTSVPRPLQQPTPPMWIAARDPNSHDFAIASGCNVMVTPLMKGDEEVADLVSKFETALSNHPEVARPQLMVLRHTFVHEHHDDEWQVGARAMSRFYRTFEGWFRNKQTPVNGFVDAISLEEVAARPEYDLDNLHRNLVIGTPEEVIARVRYYEALGVDEFSFWCDNSLPFAEKKRSLQLFIEQVVPAFRPS; this is encoded by the coding sequence ATGAAGTTCTCTTTGTTTATCCATATGGAGCGTTTTGACGAGTCCGTCAGCCACCGTGAGGTGTTTGAACAGCTGGCCGAGTTGAGCCAGATGGCCGAAGCCGGTGGTTTCCGTACCGTCTGGATCGGCGAACACCACGCCATGGAATACACCATCTCCCCCAGCCCGATGCCGCTGCTGGCTTATCTGGCCGGCCAGACCTCCACCATCCGCCTCGGCGCCGGCACCATCATCGCGCCGTTCTGGCATCCGCTGCGGGTGGCAGGTGAGTGTGCGCTGCTGGATGTGATCAGCAATGGCCGCATGGAGGTCGGGCTGGCCCGCGGTGCCTATCAGTTTGAGTTTGACCGCATGGCGGGCGGCATGCCAGCCTCCGACGGCGGCCTGCATCTGCGCGAGATGGTGCCGGCGGTGCGGGCGCTGTGGCAGGGTGACTATGCCCATCAGGGCGATATCTGGCAGTTCCCCACTTCCACCAGTGTGCCCAGGCCGCTGCAGCAGCCAACCCCGCCGATGTGGATTGCCGCCCGTGACCCCAACTCCCACGACTTCGCCATTGCCAGCGGCTGCAACGTGATGGTCACGCCGCTGATGAAGGGGGATGAGGAAGTGGCTGATCTGGTCAGTAAGTTCGAGACCGCGCTGAGCAACCATCCTGAGGTGGCGCGGCCGCAGCTGATGGTACTGCGTCACACCTTCGTGCATGAGCACCATGATGACGAGTGGCAGGTGGGCGCACGTGCCATGTCACGCTTCTACCGCACCTTTGAGGGCTGGTTCCGCAACAAACAGACGCCGGTCAATGGCTTTGTTGATGCCATCAGTCTGGAGGAGGTGGCCGCGCGGCCGGAATACGACCTCGACAATCTGCATCGCAATCTGGTGATCGGTACGCCGGAGGAAGTCATTGCCCGGGTGCGCTATTACGAAGCGCTGGGAGTGGATGAATTCAGCTTCTGGTGCGACAACAGTCTGCCCTTTGCGGAGAAAAAGCGTTCACTGCAGCTGTTTATCGAGCAGGTCGTGCCGGCGTTCCGGCCATCCTGA
- a CDS encoding NUDIX hydrolase — translation MSTPRFCPQCGQPGLQYRQPAGDTHLRLVCPACHHIHYQNPKVITGCIIERDGGYLLCQRAIEPRAGSWTLPAGFMENGETTEQAALREVWEESGIRAQIIAPYSIFSVPAISEVYIVFRARVLEESGQFGEETAACRFFAPAEMPWDNISYPAIRQILERYIDEQRNGIFGIYMGSDAGGTVHFVR, via the coding sequence ATGAGCACGCCGCGCTTTTGTCCGCAGTGTGGTCAGCCGGGGCTGCAATATCGCCAGCCTGCCGGTGATACACACCTGCGGCTGGTGTGCCCGGCGTGTCACCATATTCACTACCAGAATCCCAAAGTCATCACCGGCTGCATTATCGAGCGTGATGGCGGCTATCTGCTGTGCCAGCGCGCCATCGAACCGCGGGCTGGCAGCTGGACGCTGCCTGCAGGGTTTATGGAAAACGGTGAGACCACCGAGCAGGCTGCCCTGCGTGAGGTGTGGGAAGAAAGCGGTATCCGTGCGCAGATCATCGCGCCGTATTCGATCTTCAGTGTGCCTGCTATCAGCGAGGTGTATATCGTGTTTCGCGCGCGGGTCCTGGAAGAGAGCGGGCAGTTCGGTGAAGAGACGGCCGCCTGTCGCTTTTTCGCCCCTGCTGAGATGCCCTGGGACAACATTTCCTATCCTGCTATCCGCCAGATTCTCGAGCGCTATATCGATGAACAGCGCAACGGCATCTTTGGTATCTACATGGGCAGCGACGCCGGCGGTACGGTGCACTTTGTGCGCTGA
- a CDS encoding Fic family protein: MKIPESPIPYQQLLAKLLNVDGGNDVLTKVMTSSIGATDTKGRYLHWEKVKYLPAPEGFTSESYWFAMKTARRKMQKKTPFLAKDGSNFWYCVPDVLQKELHWLDQNTAGSISMNSPVTNAHTRDTYLVSSLIEESISSSQLEGASTTRNVAKEMLRQNRTPKDHSEQMIYNNYAAMRLIREFREDDLTEPLMLELHRILTQGTLEEASKAGHYRHMADDIHVVDSSVQEVLHTPPAADELPERMSRLCWFANQTDEDAFVHPVIKAILLHFMIGYDHPFVDGNGRTARALFYWAMSKYGYWLMEYISISNIIKQAPVQYGKAYLHVETDENDLTYFLIHQVQVIKEAVVSLQNYLQRKASELEEAESLLERSRARGELNHRQLSLLKHALKNPGAIYRIQEHQSSHAISYQTARTDLLRMSDVWGLLRKRKYGREFVFASPQSLRELLAAGKV, translated from the coding sequence GTGAAAATACCCGAGTCTCCCATTCCCTATCAGCAGCTGCTAGCTAAGCTACTGAATGTGGATGGTGGCAATGATGTGCTGACTAAGGTGATGACCTCTAGTATTGGCGCAACCGATACCAAGGGGCGTTATCTGCATTGGGAGAAAGTCAAATACTTACCTGCGCCAGAGGGCTTCACCAGTGAGTCTTACTGGTTCGCCATGAAAACTGCTCGACGAAAGATGCAAAAAAAAACGCCTTTTCTGGCTAAAGACGGAAGTAACTTCTGGTATTGCGTCCCTGATGTGTTGCAAAAAGAGCTGCATTGGCTGGATCAGAATACGGCTGGCAGCATTTCTATGAATTCTCCTGTGACCAATGCACATACCCGAGACACCTATCTAGTTAGTTCTTTGATAGAGGAATCTATCAGTTCTAGTCAGCTTGAGGGCGCTTCAACAACTCGTAATGTTGCCAAGGAAATGCTCAGGCAGAACCGCACACCGAAAGATCACAGTGAACAGATGATCTACAACAACTATGCTGCCATGCGCTTAATTCGAGAGTTCCGGGAGGATGACCTGACTGAACCCTTGATGCTGGAGCTACATCGCATCTTGACTCAGGGGACGTTGGAAGAGGCCAGCAAAGCTGGCCACTATCGGCACATGGCGGATGACATCCATGTTGTAGACAGTAGTGTGCAGGAAGTATTGCATACGCCGCCCGCTGCGGACGAGTTACCTGAGCGAATGAGCAGATTATGCTGGTTTGCCAACCAAACCGATGAAGATGCATTCGTTCACCCGGTGATCAAGGCGATCCTGCTACATTTTATGATTGGGTATGATCATCCTTTTGTGGATGGCAATGGTCGTACTGCGCGAGCACTGTTCTACTGGGCAATGTCAAAGTATGGGTATTGGCTAATGGAGTACATCTCAATATCCAACATTATCAAGCAAGCTCCTGTGCAATATGGCAAAGCTTATCTGCATGTCGAAACGGATGAAAATGACCTGACCTACTTTCTCATTCATCAGGTTCAGGTCATCAAGGAGGCTGTAGTGTCGTTGCAGAACTACCTCCAGCGTAAGGCCTCAGAACTTGAGGAAGCAGAAAGCTTACTGGAGCGTTCACGGGCACGAGGTGAGCTGAATCATCGGCAGTTATCGCTACTGAAACATGCTCTGAAAAATCCAGGTGCGATTTACCGCATACAGGAACATCAAAGTTCTCATGCTATCAGCTATCAGACGGCGCGTACGGACCTATTGCGCATGTCAGATGTCTGGGGGTTATTGCGCAAGCGTAAATATGGGCGTGAGTTTGTGTTTGCTTCTCCCCAGAGTCTTCGTGAATTACTGGCTGCTGGAAAAGTATAA